A single region of the Vicia villosa cultivar HV-30 ecotype Madison, WI linkage group LG4, Vvil1.0, whole genome shotgun sequence genome encodes:
- the LOC131595088 gene encoding transcription factor bHLH35, which produces MENIGEEYKHYWETNMFLQTQELDSWGLDESFSGYYDSSSPDGATSSKNIVSERNRRKKLNERLFALRAVVPNISKMDKASIIKDAIEYIQHLQEQEKILEAEIMELESGMPNNINPNYDLDQELPVLLRSKKKRTDQFYDSVNSTNSPIELLELRVTYMGENTIVVSLTCSKRTDTIVKLCEVFESLNLKIITANVTCFSGRLLKTVFIQANEEDKDLLQINIRTAIAALNDPLSPMSI; this is translated from the exons ATGGAGAATATTGGTGAAGAATACAAACATTACTGGGAAACCAACATGTTCCTCCAAACCCAAGAGCTTGATAG CTGGGGATTGGATGAATCATTTTCAGGATACTATGATTCAAGCTCCCCAGATGGGGCTACTTCATCTAAGAATATTGTTTCTGAAAGGAATAGAAGGAAGAAACTCAATGAAAGACTTTTTGCACTTAGAGCAGTGGTTCCCAATATTAGCAAG ATGGATAAGGCTTCAATAATTAAGGATGCAATTGAGTACATACAACACTTGCAAGAACAAGAGAAGATTCTTGAAGCTGAGATAATGGAACTTGAATCTGGGATGCCAAATAATATTAATCCAAATTATGATTTAGATCAGGAGCTTCCTGTGTTGCTAAGGTCCAAGAAGAAGAGAACAGATCAATTTTATGATTCTGTCAATTCAACAAACTCTCCAATTGAACTTCTTGAG CTTAGGGTAACATACATGGGAGAAAATACAATTGTTGTAAGTTTGACATGTAGCAAAAGGACAGACACAATAGTTAAATTGTGTGAAGTGTTCGAATCTTTGAACCTCAAAATCATCACTGCCAACGTCACTTGTTTTTCAGGCAGACTTTTGAAAACAGTCTTCATTCAG GCAAATGAAGAAGATAAAGATCTATTGCAGATAAATATCCGAACAGCCATTGCAGCTCTAAATGATCCTCTAAGTCCTATGAGCATCTAA